Proteins from a genomic interval of Mycolicibacterium grossiae:
- a CDS encoding NADH-quinone oxidoreductase subunit G, translated as MVSLTIDDHRISVPKGTLVIRAAELMGVQIPRFCDHPLLDPVGACRQCLVEVEGQRKPLASCTTTVMPDMVVRTQLTSEIADRAQHGVMELLLINHPLDCPVCDKGGECPLQNQAMSNGRADSRFTDVKRTYPKPINLSAQVLLDRERCVLCARCTRFSDQVAGDPFIELLERGALQQVGIAADAPFDSYFSGNTVQICPVGALTGTAYRFRARPFDLVSTPSVCEHCASGCAQRTDHRRGRVLRRLAGDDPEVNEEWNCDKGRWAFAYARQGDRIATPLIRDAHGGQRPASWSEAVAVAVRGLQAAGARTGVLVGGRVTVEDAYAYAKFTRIVLGSNDIDFRSRAHCAEEAAFLAAAVAGRTMAVTYADLEAAPAVLLVGLEPEEESPIVFLRLRKAVRKHGLAVISVAPFASRGLRKLDGTLVAAVPGGEAEALDALGPELTPGTVILVGERLATSPGAYSAVLRAAATAGARVGWVPRRAGDRGALEAGALPTLLPGGRPLADPDARAEVAAAWHVDALPDAEGRDTSGILAAALDGELGALLVGGVDVADLPDPAAALAAVDAAGFVVSLELRHSAVSDRADVVFPVAPVAEKAGAFVDWEGRLRPFGPALPPEATADMRVLAALADEFGVDLALPDTAAARAELIGLGAWQGTPAPAPDLPAAPPPAPEPGTAVLAGWRMLLDHGRLQDGEPHLAGTARPPVVRLSAATAAAIGAGDGDRVLVGGSVPLPLEVTEMPDGVVWVPLGTLTAEMGSLVAIARAEMP; from the coding sequence ATGGTGTCGCTGACCATCGACGACCACCGCATCAGCGTGCCGAAGGGCACGCTCGTGATCCGCGCGGCCGAGCTGATGGGCGTGCAGATCCCCCGGTTCTGCGATCATCCGCTGCTCGACCCGGTGGGCGCCTGCCGGCAGTGCCTCGTCGAGGTGGAGGGCCAGCGCAAGCCGCTCGCCTCCTGCACTACGACCGTGATGCCCGACATGGTGGTGCGCACGCAGCTGACGTCGGAGATCGCCGACCGCGCCCAGCACGGGGTGATGGAACTGCTTCTGATCAACCACCCGCTGGACTGCCCGGTCTGCGACAAGGGCGGCGAGTGCCCGCTGCAGAACCAGGCGATGTCGAACGGCCGCGCGGACAGCCGCTTCACCGACGTCAAGCGCACCTACCCGAAGCCGATCAACCTCTCCGCGCAGGTCCTGCTCGACCGGGAGCGCTGCGTGCTGTGCGCGCGCTGCACCCGATTCTCCGATCAGGTGGCGGGTGACCCGTTCATCGAGTTGTTGGAACGCGGTGCGCTGCAACAGGTCGGGATCGCGGCCGACGCGCCGTTCGACTCCTACTTCTCCGGCAACACGGTGCAGATCTGTCCCGTCGGCGCGCTCACCGGCACCGCCTACCGGTTCCGTGCCCGCCCATTCGACCTGGTCTCCACGCCCAGCGTCTGCGAGCACTGCGCGTCGGGCTGCGCGCAGCGCACCGACCACCGGCGCGGCCGGGTGCTGCGCCGCCTCGCCGGGGACGACCCCGAGGTCAACGAGGAGTGGAACTGCGACAAGGGGCGGTGGGCGTTCGCCTACGCCCGCCAGGGCGACCGCATCGCCACGCCGCTCATCCGTGACGCGCACGGCGGGCAGCGGCCCGCGTCGTGGTCGGAGGCCGTCGCCGTCGCGGTCCGTGGGCTCCAGGCCGCCGGCGCCCGCACGGGCGTGCTGGTCGGCGGCCGCGTCACCGTCGAGGACGCCTACGCGTACGCGAAGTTCACGCGAATCGTCCTCGGCAGCAACGACATCGACTTCCGCAGCCGCGCCCACTGCGCCGAGGAGGCCGCCTTTCTGGCCGCCGCGGTCGCCGGCCGCACCATGGCGGTCACCTACGCCGACCTCGAGGCGGCGCCCGCGGTGCTGCTCGTCGGGCTCGAGCCCGAGGAGGAGTCGCCGATCGTCTTCCTGCGGCTACGCAAGGCCGTCCGCAAGCACGGGCTCGCGGTCATCTCGGTCGCCCCGTTCGCGTCCCGCGGTCTGCGCAAGCTCGACGGCACCCTCGTCGCCGCCGTCCCCGGCGGTGAGGCCGAGGCCCTCGACGCCCTCGGGCCGGAGCTGACGCCGGGCACGGTGATCCTCGTCGGTGAGCGGCTCGCCACGTCACCGGGTGCGTACTCGGCGGTGCTGCGCGCCGCCGCGACCGCCGGCGCGCGGGTGGGCTGGGTCCCGCGCCGTGCCGGGGACCGGGGGGCGCTCGAAGCGGGCGCGCTGCCCACGCTGCTGCCGGGCGGTCGGCCGCTGGCCGACCCGGACGCCCGCGCCGAGGTCGCCGCCGCCTGGCACGTCGACGCCCTGCCGGACGCCGAGGGCCGCGACACCTCCGGCATCCTGGCCGCCGCCCTCGACGGGGAGCTGGGCGCGCTGCTCGTCGGCGGCGTGGACGTCGCCGATCTACCCGACCCGGCGGCGGCGCTCGCCGCCGTCGACGCCGCCGGGTTCGTCGTCAGCCTCGAACTGCGGCACAGTGCCGTCAGCGACCGCGCCGACGTGGTGTTTCCCGTGGCGCCGGTCGCGGAGAAGGCCGGCGCCTTCGTCGACTGGGAGGGCCGGCTGCGACCGTTCGGTCCCGCGCTGCCGCCGGAGGCCACCGCCGACATGCGCGTGCTGGCGGCGCTCGCCGACGAATTCGGCGTCGACCTCGCACTGCCCGACACCGCCGCGGCCCGCGCCGAACTCATCGGCCTCGGCGCCTGGCAGGGCACCCCAGCCCCGGCACCGGACCTGCCCGCCGCGCCACCCCCGGCGCCAGAACCCGGCACCGCGGTGCTCGCCGGCTGGCGGATGCTGCTCGACCACGGCCGGCTGCAGGACGGCGAGCCGCACCTGGCGGGCACCGCCCGCCCCCCGGTGGTGCGGCTGTCGGCCGCGACGGCTGCCGCGATCGGCGCCGGCGACGGTGACCGGGTGCTGGTGGGCGGCTCGGTGCCGCTGCCGCTGGAGGTCACCGAGATGCCCGACGGCGTCGTGTGGGTGCCGCTGGGCACGCTGACCGCCGAGATGGGGTCGCTCGTCGCGATCGCGCGGGCGGAGATGCCGTGA
- the nuoH gene encoding NADH-quinone oxidoreductase subunit NuoH — protein sequence MNYPTLDSFGHDPWWLVLAKALGVFVFCVLTVLVAILVERKVLGRMQMRYGPNRVGPFGLLQSLADGVKLALKEGLIPAGVDKPIYLLAPVIAVVPAIMAFAVIPLGGMVSVFGHRTPLQLTDLPVAVLYVLAVTSIGVYGIVLAGWASGSVYPLLGGLRSSAQVISYEIAMALSFAAVFLYAGTMSTSEIVAAQQGLWYVFLLLPSFLVYVTAMVGETNRAPFDLPEAEGELVGGFHTEYSSLKFAMFMLAEYVNMTTVSALATTLFLGGWQAPWPISLIDGANSGWWPLLWFVAKVWAFMFVFMWLRATLPRLRYDQFMGLGWKALIPLSLVWIMTVAVVRTLRAQGYGGWAATLVVASAAVGVAVVAVLWKVLRRRRLRHPDGPAPDSGDFPVPPIPAKEVSHAVR from the coding sequence GTGAACTACCCGACGCTGGACTCCTTCGGTCACGATCCGTGGTGGCTGGTGCTCGCGAAGGCGCTGGGCGTCTTCGTGTTCTGCGTCCTGACGGTGCTCGTCGCCATCCTCGTCGAGCGAAAAGTGCTGGGCCGCATGCAGATGCGGTACGGTCCCAACCGGGTCGGCCCGTTCGGCCTGCTGCAGAGCCTCGCCGACGGCGTCAAGCTCGCCCTCAAGGAGGGCCTGATCCCGGCGGGCGTCGACAAGCCGATCTACCTGCTGGCACCGGTGATCGCGGTGGTCCCGGCGATCATGGCGTTCGCGGTCATCCCGCTCGGCGGCATGGTCAGCGTGTTCGGTCACCGCACCCCGCTGCAGCTGACCGATCTGCCCGTCGCCGTGCTGTACGTCCTGGCCGTCACGTCGATCGGCGTCTACGGCATCGTGCTGGCGGGCTGGGCGTCGGGATCGGTCTACCCACTGCTGGGAGGGCTACGGTCGAGCGCCCAGGTGATCAGTTACGAGATCGCGATGGCGCTGTCGTTCGCCGCGGTCTTCCTGTACGCGGGCACCATGTCGACCTCGGAGATCGTCGCCGCCCAGCAGGGGCTCTGGTACGTGTTCCTGCTGCTGCCGTCGTTCCTCGTCTACGTCACCGCGATGGTCGGCGAGACCAACCGCGCGCCCTTCGACCTGCCGGAGGCCGAGGGTGAACTCGTCGGCGGCTTTCACACCGAGTACTCGTCGCTGAAGTTCGCGATGTTCATGCTGGCCGAATACGTCAACATGACCACGGTCTCGGCCCTGGCCACCACGCTGTTCCTCGGCGGTTGGCAGGCGCCGTGGCCGATCAGCCTCATCGACGGCGCCAACTCCGGATGGTGGCCGCTGCTGTGGTTCGTGGCCAAGGTGTGGGCATTCATGTTCGTCTTCATGTGGCTGCGCGCCACGCTGCCTCGGCTGCGCTACGACCAGTTCATGGGGCTGGGCTGGAAGGCCCTGATCCCGCTGTCCCTGGTCTGGATCATGACGGTCGCGGTGGTCCGGACCCTGCGCGCGCAGGGGTACGGCGGGTGGGCCGCCACCCTGGTCGTGGCCTCCGCGGCGGTCGGCGTCGCCGTGGTCGCCGTGCTGTGGAAGGTCCTGCGCCGCAGGCGCCTTCGCCACCCCGACGGCCCGGCGCCGGACTCCGGCGACTTCCCGGTCCCCCCGATCCCCGCCAAGGAGGTCAGCCATGCGGTTCGTTGA
- a CDS encoding NADH-quinone oxidoreductase subunit J has product MTGEAVLFWVLATLAVVAAVAMVAAPKAVYSAMFLACTMIVLAVLYIAQGAVFLGVVQIVVYTGAVMMLFLFVLMLIGVDSADSLTETIRGQRRAAIVAGVGFGVVLIAGIGSVATQGVSGPTPSANDNVSGLAELIFVRYLWAFELTSALLITAALGAMVLAHRERIGRRKTQRELAIERFAGAHPTPMPNPGVYARHNAVDMAARLPDGSDSELSVSAMLTPRTQR; this is encoded by the coding sequence GTGACCGGCGAGGCGGTGCTGTTCTGGGTCCTCGCCACGCTAGCCGTCGTCGCCGCCGTCGCCATGGTCGCGGCGCCCAAGGCCGTGTACTCCGCGATGTTCCTGGCCTGCACCATGATCGTCCTCGCGGTGCTCTACATCGCCCAGGGCGCCGTGTTCCTCGGTGTCGTCCAGATCGTCGTCTACACCGGCGCGGTGATGATGCTGTTCCTGTTCGTGCTCATGCTGATCGGGGTGGACTCGGCCGACTCTCTCACCGAGACCATCCGCGGGCAGCGCCGGGCGGCGATCGTCGCGGGGGTCGGCTTCGGCGTCGTGCTCATCGCCGGCATCGGCAGCGTCGCCACGCAGGGCGTCAGCGGCCCCACGCCGTCGGCCAACGACAACGTCTCCGGGCTCGCGGAACTCATCTTCGTGCGCTACCTGTGGGCGTTCGAACTGACCAGCGCCCTGCTGATCACCGCGGCGCTCGGCGCCATGGTGCTCGCGCACCGCGAACGCATCGGCCGCCGCAAGACCCAGCGCGAACTCGCCATCGAGCGGTTCGCCGGCGCGCACCCGACGCCGATGCCGAACCCCGGCGTGTACGCCCGGCACAACGCCGTGGACATGGCCGCGCGACTGCCCGACGGGTCGGACTCCGAGCTGTCGGTGAGTGCCATGCTGACCCCGAGGACGCAGCGGTGA
- a CDS encoding NADH-quinone oxidoreductase subunit C → MTDTDDPDREVIGTRRGMFGVRGSGDTSGYGRLVREVALPGSTPRPYGGYFDEVVDALAAALGEETFAAAVERVVVFRGQLEIEVRRAHLRTVAQALRDDPALRFELCLGVSGVHYPADAGRELHAVYPLMSITHNRRLRVEVAAPDADPHIPSLYPVYPTTDWHERETYDFFGILFDGHPALTRIEMPDDWVGHPQRKDYPLGGIPVEYHGAKIPPPDERRAYH, encoded by the coding sequence ATGACCGATACCGACGATCCGGACCGCGAGGTGATCGGCACGCGGCGCGGCATGTTCGGCGTGCGCGGCAGCGGTGACACGTCCGGCTACGGCCGCCTCGTCCGCGAGGTCGCCCTGCCCGGCAGCACGCCGCGGCCGTACGGCGGTTACTTCGACGAGGTGGTCGACGCGCTGGCCGCCGCACTCGGCGAGGAGACCTTCGCCGCCGCGGTCGAGCGCGTGGTGGTGTTCCGCGGCCAACTCGAGATCGAGGTGCGGCGGGCGCACCTGCGGACCGTGGCGCAGGCGTTGCGGGACGATCCGGCGTTGAGATTCGAGCTGTGCCTCGGGGTCTCGGGCGTGCACTACCCGGCCGACGCCGGCCGCGAACTGCATGCGGTGTACCCGCTGATGTCCATCACGCACAACCGCCGGCTGCGGGTCGAGGTGGCCGCCCCCGACGCCGACCCGCACATCCCCTCGCTGTACCCGGTGTACCCGACGACCGACTGGCACGAGCGCGAGACCTACGACTTCTTCGGCATCCTGTTCGACGGTCATCCCGCGCTGACGCGCATCGAGATGCCCGACGACTGGGTGGGCCACCCGCAGCGCAAGGACTATCCCCTCGGCGGCATCCCGGTGGAGTACCACGGCGCGAAGATCCCGCCGCCCGACGAGCGGAGGGCGTACCACTGA
- the nuoI gene encoding NADH-quinone oxidoreductase subunit NuoI: protein MRFVDAVAGFGVTFGTMFKKPVTEEYPEKPGPTARRYHGRHQLNRYADGLEKCIGCELCAWACPADAIFVEGADNTDAERFSPGERYGRVYQINYLRCIGCGLCIEACPTRALTMTNDYELADDNRSDLIYGKDRLLAPLTSDMTAPPHAMAEGSTDEDYYRGHVGADGLTVR from the coding sequence ATGCGGTTCGTTGATGCGGTCGCCGGTTTCGGCGTCACGTTCGGCACGATGTTCAAGAAGCCGGTGACCGAGGAGTATCCGGAGAAACCGGGCCCCACCGCGCGGCGGTACCACGGCAGGCATCAACTCAACCGGTACGCCGACGGGCTGGAGAAGTGCATCGGCTGCGAACTGTGTGCGTGGGCCTGCCCCGCCGACGCCATCTTCGTCGAGGGCGCCGACAACACCGACGCCGAGCGGTTCTCGCCCGGGGAACGCTACGGCCGCGTCTACCAGATCAACTACCTGCGCTGCATCGGTTGCGGGCTGTGCATCGAAGCGTGCCCCACCCGCGCCCTGACCATGACCAACGACTACGAGCTGGCCGACGACAACCGCTCCGACCTCATCTACGGCAAGGACCGGCTGCTCGCACCGCTCACGTCCGACATGACGGCACCGCCGCACGCCATGGCCGAGGGCAGCACCGACGAGGACTACTACCGCGGCCACGTCGGCGCGGACGGGTTGACGGTCCGGTGA
- the nuoF gene encoding NADH-quinone oxidoreductase subunit NuoF, with the protein MTLTPVLSRYWDEPSSWTLDAYRRHGGYDALTTALGMAPDDVIALVKESGLRGRGGAGFPTGQKWSFIPQGAEGAAAKPHYLVINADESEPGTCKDMPLLLATPHVLIEGAIVAAYAIRARHAFVYVRGEVVPVLRRLQAAVAEAYAAGYLGPDVAGSGVGLDLVVHAGAGAYICGEETALLDSLEGRRGQPRLRPPFPAVAGLYACPTVVNNVESIASVPAVIRGGAEWFRSMGSEKSPGFTLYSLSGHVTRPGQYEAPLGVTLRELLDLAGGVRAGHQLKFWTPGGSSTPLLTAEHLDVPLDYENVGKAGSMLGTKALQIFDETTCVVRAVRRWTEFYAHESCGKCTPCREGTYWLTQIYARLEAGNADASDVDTLLDVSDAILGKSFCALGDGAASPITSSIAHFRDEYLAHLDGGCPFDPRAAMLAAPEGVGV; encoded by the coding sequence GTGACGCTCACCCCGGTCCTGAGCCGCTACTGGGACGAGCCGTCGTCCTGGACGCTGGACGCCTACCGCCGCCACGGCGGTTACGACGCGCTGACCACGGCGCTCGGCATGGCACCCGACGACGTCATCGCGCTGGTGAAGGAGTCCGGCCTGCGCGGCCGCGGCGGGGCGGGGTTCCCGACCGGGCAGAAGTGGTCGTTCATTCCGCAAGGCGCGGAGGGGGCGGCGGCCAAGCCGCACTACCTGGTGATCAATGCCGACGAGTCCGAGCCCGGGACGTGCAAGGACATGCCGCTGCTGCTGGCCACGCCGCACGTGCTGATCGAGGGCGCCATCGTCGCCGCCTACGCCATTCGCGCCCGGCACGCCTTCGTCTACGTGCGCGGCGAGGTGGTGCCGGTGCTGCGCCGCCTGCAGGCCGCGGTCGCGGAGGCCTACGCGGCGGGCTACCTCGGCCCGGACGTCGCCGGCTCCGGCGTCGGCCTGGATCTGGTGGTGCACGCCGGCGCGGGCGCCTACATCTGCGGCGAGGAGACCGCGCTGCTGGATTCGCTCGAGGGCCGGCGCGGCCAGCCCCGGCTGCGCCCGCCGTTCCCCGCGGTGGCCGGCCTGTACGCCTGCCCGACGGTCGTGAACAACGTCGAGTCGATCGCCAGCGTCCCCGCGGTGATCCGCGGTGGCGCCGAGTGGTTCCGGTCGATGGGATCGGAGAAGTCACCCGGGTTCACGCTGTACTCGCTGTCGGGGCACGTCACGCGGCCCGGCCAGTACGAGGCACCGTTGGGGGTCACGCTGCGCGAGCTGCTCGACCTCGCCGGCGGGGTCCGCGCCGGGCACCAGCTGAAGTTCTGGACCCCCGGCGGCTCGTCGACGCCACTGTTGACCGCCGAACACCTGGACGTGCCATTGGATTACGAGAACGTCGGCAAGGCCGGCTCGATGCTGGGCACCAAGGCGCTGCAGATCTTCGACGAGACCACGTGCGTGGTGCGGGCGGTGCGCCGCTGGACCGAGTTCTACGCCCACGAATCGTGTGGCAAGTGCACGCCGTGCCGGGAGGGCACCTACTGGCTCACCCAGATCTACGCCCGTCTGGAGGCCGGGAACGCCGACGCCTCGGACGTGGACACCCTGCTCGACGTGTCCGACGCCATCCTCGGCAAGTCGTTCTGCGCGCTCGGAGATGGCGCGGCGAGCCCGATCACGTCCTCGATTGCGCACTTTCGCGACGAGTACCTCGCGCACCTCGACGGCGGCTGCCCGTTCGACCCGCGCGCCGCGATGCTGGCCGCACCGGAAGGAGTGGGCGTGTGA
- the nuoD gene encoding NADH dehydrogenase (quinone) subunit D translates to MTDQRETVVTVGGEDWDEVVAAARDAADAGDRIVVNMGPQHPSTHGVLRLILEIEGETITEARCGIGYLHTGIEKNLEYRTWTQGVTFVTRMDYLSPFFNETVYCLGVEALLGVTDDIPERATVIRVLLMELNRISSHLVALATGGMELGSMSAMFFGFRERELILSVFETITGLRMNHAYVRPGGLAADLPDEALPQLRELLALLPKRLRDMENLLNENYIWKARTVGVGYLDLTGCMALGITGPVLRSTGLPHDLRRAQPYCGYEHYEFDVVTDDRCDSYGRYLIRVKEMRESIKIVEQCLDRLRPGPVMLTDRKLAWPADLTLGPDGLGNSGEHVAKIMGGSMEALIHHFKLVTEGIRVPAGQVYVAVESPRGELGVHMVSDGGTRPYRVHYRDPSFTNLQAVAAMCEGGMVADAIAAVASIDPVMGGVDR, encoded by the coding sequence ATGACCGATCAGCGCGAGACCGTCGTGACCGTCGGCGGCGAGGATTGGGACGAGGTCGTCGCCGCCGCGCGCGACGCGGCGGACGCCGGTGACCGCATCGTCGTCAACATGGGCCCACAGCATCCCTCCACCCATGGCGTGCTGCGCCTCATCCTCGAGATCGAGGGCGAGACGATCACCGAGGCGCGCTGCGGAATCGGGTACCTGCACACCGGGATCGAGAAGAACCTCGAGTACCGCACCTGGACGCAGGGCGTCACGTTCGTCACCCGGATGGACTACCTCTCCCCCTTCTTCAACGAGACGGTGTACTGCCTCGGCGTCGAGGCCCTGCTCGGCGTCACCGACGACATCCCCGAACGCGCCACCGTCATCCGGGTGCTACTGATGGAACTCAACCGGATCTCCAGCCACCTGGTGGCGCTGGCCACCGGCGGCATGGAACTCGGCTCGATGTCGGCCATGTTCTTCGGGTTCCGGGAGCGCGAGCTGATCCTGTCGGTGTTCGAGACCATCACCGGGTTGCGGATGAACCACGCCTACGTCCGGCCCGGCGGGCTGGCCGCCGACCTGCCCGACGAAGCGCTGCCGCAGCTGCGCGAGCTGCTGGCGCTGCTGCCGAAGCGGTTGCGCGACATGGAGAATCTGCTCAACGAGAATTACATTTGGAAGGCGCGCACCGTCGGCGTCGGCTACCTCGACCTGACCGGGTGCATGGCGCTCGGCATCACCGGTCCGGTGCTGCGCTCCACCGGGCTGCCGCACGACCTCCGACGCGCCCAGCCGTATTGCGGCTACGAGCACTACGAGTTCGACGTCGTCACCGACGACCGGTGCGACTCCTACGGCCGCTACCTCATTCGGGTCAAGGAGATGCGGGAGTCGATCAAGATCGTCGAGCAGTGCCTGGACCGGCTGCGACCCGGTCCGGTGATGCTGACCGACCGCAAGCTCGCGTGGCCGGCCGACCTGACGCTCGGGCCCGACGGCCTGGGCAACTCCGGTGAGCACGTCGCGAAGATCATGGGCGGTTCGATGGAGGCGCTCATCCACCACTTCAAGCTCGTCACCGAGGGCATCCGGGTGCCCGCCGGCCAGGTGTACGTGGCCGTGGAGTCGCCGCGCGGCGAACTCGGCGTGCACATGGTCAGCGACGGTGGCACCCGCCCCTACCGCGTGCACTACCGCGACCCGTCGTTCACGAATCTGCAGGCGGTGGCGGCGATGTGCGAGGGCGGGATGGTCGCCGACGCGATCGCGGCGGTGGCGTCGATCGATCCGGTGATGGGTGGGGTGGACCGCTGA
- the nuoE gene encoding NADH-quinone oxidoreductase subunit NuoE → MTAVELRLGPRPDEPGPPISRGPQSYSVDVVERLTRDAAQIIGRYPQPRSALLPLLHLVQAEDGYLTPAGIAFCGERLGLSAAEVTAVATFYSMYRRTPTGDYLVGVCTNTLCAVMGGDAILDALQQHLGLHAGQTTADGRVTLEHVECNAACDYAPVMMVNWEFFDDQTPDSARDVVDALRDGRPVTPTRGATLCTFRETARILAGFPDQRPGANDTLPGAATLAGLTVAREHGMTAPEPGAATAAVDAPDQEKMAAEAVREEPAPAPSADVPPRNGSRP, encoded by the coding sequence GTGACGGCGGTGGAATTGCGGCTCGGCCCCCGCCCCGACGAACCCGGGCCGCCCATCTCGCGAGGACCGCAGTCGTATTCGGTCGACGTCGTCGAGCGGCTGACTCGCGACGCCGCGCAGATCATCGGCCGGTACCCGCAGCCGCGGTCGGCGCTGCTGCCCCTGCTGCACCTGGTGCAGGCCGAGGACGGCTACCTCACCCCTGCCGGAATCGCCTTCTGCGGTGAGCGACTCGGGCTGAGCGCGGCCGAGGTGACGGCCGTCGCGACCTTCTACTCGATGTACCGGCGCACCCCCACCGGCGACTACCTGGTGGGCGTCTGCACGAACACGCTGTGCGCGGTGATGGGCGGTGACGCCATCCTCGACGCCCTGCAACAGCACCTGGGACTGCACGCCGGACAGACCACCGCCGACGGGCGGGTGACCCTCGAGCACGTCGAGTGCAACGCGGCGTGCGACTACGCCCCGGTGATGATGGTCAACTGGGAGTTCTTCGACGATCAGACGCCCGACTCCGCACGGGACGTGGTGGATGCGCTGCGCGACGGTCGTCCGGTGACCCCCACCCGGGGCGCGACGCTGTGCACGTTCCGCGAGACGGCCCGCATCCTCGCGGGGTTCCCCGATCAACGGCCCGGCGCCAACGACACTCTGCCCGGTGCGGCAACGCTCGCCGGGCTGACGGTGGCACGCGAGCACGGCATGACCGCACCCGAGCCCGGCGCCGCCACCGCGGCCGTCGATGCCCCGGACCAGGAGAAGATGGCTGCCGAGGCGGTGCGCGAGGAGCCCGCGCCCGCCCCATCGGCCGACGTGCCGCCGAGGAACGGCAGCCGCCCGTGA